One part of the Treponema sp. OMZ 787 genome encodes these proteins:
- a CDS encoding type II CAAX prenyl endopeptidase Rce1 family protein, with protein sequence MNNTNRTKRNIIIFTIFSTLCGWIGYFVDKLYLISFLVYPVVTIIVILLGVITKGIRFSNMSIGLTAYFGILFTQITIQFIKNIFEESVWRAYLTNQLLKLKLSDLKIYLLIGFIWWLWHLPYIMIFLSESEIQNTLPVGRLTFF encoded by the coding sequence ATGAATAACACAAATAGAACTAAACGAAATATAATTATTTTTACAATTTTCAGTACCCTTTGCGGCTGGATAGGATATTTTGTCGATAAATTATATTTAATAAGTTTTTTGGTATATCCGGTCGTTACTATAATTGTTATTTTACTGGGCGTAATAACAAAAGGTATCAGATTTTCCAATATGAGTATAGGTCTTACGGCCTATTTCGGAATTTTGTTTACACAGATTACAATTCAATTTATAAAAAATATATTTGAAGAATCCGTGTGGAGAGCTTATCTTACAAATCAATTATTAAAGTTAAAATTATCCGATTTAAAAATATATTTGCTTATCGGATTTATATGGTGGCTTTGGCATTTGCCTTATATTATGATATTTCTTTCCGAAAGTGAAATACAAAATACTTTACCTGTTGGAAGATTGACATTTTTTTGA